One window from the genome of Montipora foliosa isolate CH-2021 chromosome 5, ASM3666993v2, whole genome shotgun sequence encodes:
- the LOC138003130 gene encoding uncharacterized protein → MDVFLPLLSQFGRQFGEWIKADFYHVLKFEHRSTIREVGTKDSHQRNVLKCGGKIPLPAMPFKCGLLLLALMYITQHCVARTHFKDADQLKTDKEDYIPDLPKRATPVCADRELTSRCEDWRKAGYCNTDPSGVYIYCLKTCGGCNHLCHDSRSDCKQLQHEGLCQTNIEAIRACPVTCGACLFV, encoded by the exons ATGGATGTATTTTTACCTCTTTTATCGCAATTTGGGCGGCAATTTGGGGAATGGATAAAGGCTGATTTTTATCACGTTTTAAAGTTTGAACATCGATCGACGATTAGAGAGGTCGGCACCAAGGATTCACATCAACGAAATGTTCTAAAATGTGGAGGGAAG ATACCTTTGCCAGCTATGCCTTTCAAGTGTGGATTGCTTTTGTTGGCGCTTATGTACATCACCCAACATT GTGTGGCGCGTACTCATTTCAAAGATGCGGATCAGCTGAAGACTGACAAGGAAGACTATATTCCCGATCTTCCAAAAC GCGCGACCCCTGTCTGCGCGGACAGAGAACTTACTTCCAGATGTGAAGACTGGAGGAAAGCGGGATACTGCAACACAGACCCAAGTGGCGTGTATATCTACTGTTTGAAGACGTGTGGTGGATGCA ATCATTTATGTCATGACAGCCGTAGTGATTGTAAACAACTACAACATGAAGGTCTTTGTCAAACCAATATTGAGGCCATAAGGGCCTGCCCTGTTACATGTGGTGCCTGTTTGTTTGTCTGA
- the LOC138002615 gene encoding uncharacterized protein produces the protein MCSTYIFKNFCLPPKDVDKYDVNCSFELLYRDLIKLDLPLTDENHDQLKSKLKNISYSYIYSYDFSKQKNILSKDEWKALTDLRNDDSIIITKPDKGNGVVIISRLDYLNKMKHLISDTTKFKELQHNPTKPREESLSTYLRKLRKDRIIDDATFYKVLPSGSSPGVLYGLPKVHKTGCPFRPIVSSVNTYNYNLASYLVSILQPISTNHYTVKDSFSFADWAKKYKHKNGIMCSLDVSSLFTNVPLEETLNICLDKLYSLADPPALPRDVLRKLLEFATTKSMVLPWVHHWALS, from the coding sequence atgtgctctacatacattttcaaaaatttctgtCTTCCTCCTAAAGATGTTGACAAATATGATGTTAATTGCTCCTTTGAATTGCTTTATCGTGATTTAATTAAGCTCGATCTTCCGTTAACCGACGAAAACCACGATCAACTcaaaagtaaattaaagaaTATATCTTATAGCTACATTTACTCATATGACTTTTCTAAGCAAAAGAACATTCTAAGCAAAGACGAATGGAAAGCCTTAACTGATTTACGCAATGATGACAGCATTATCATCACGAAACCGGACAAAGGAAATGGCGTTGTAATAATTAGCAGACTTGATTAtcttaacaaaatgaaacacttGATTTCTGACACCACCAAATTTAAAGAGCTACAACACAATCCTACTAAACCCAGGGAAGAAAGCCTGTCAACCTATCTTCGGAAACTGAGAAAGGATAGAATTATTGATGATGCAACTTTTTACAAAGTCTTACCGAGTGGATCTTCTCCTGGCGTTTTATATGGCCTTCCTAAAGTTCATAAGACTGGTTGTCCTTTCCGCCCTATTGTTTCATCGGTTAACACCTATAACTACAATCTTGCTTCTTACCTTGTTTCTATACTTCAGCCTATCTCGACCAACCATTACACTGTCAAAGACTCTTTCAGCTTCGCGGATTGGGCTAAAAAGTACAAGCATAAGAATGGAATAATGTGCTCTTTGGATGTCTCCTCCCTATTTACAAATGTGCCACTCGAGGAAACACTAAACATTTGTCTAGACAAATTGTATTCTCTTGCTGATCCTCCGGCTTTACCCAGGGATGTTTTACGCAAGCTATTGGAATTTGCTACGACCAAATCGATGGTGTTGCCATGGGTTCACCATTGGGCCCTGTCTTAG